Proteins encoded within one genomic window of Bermanella sp. WJH001:
- a CDS encoding DUF58 domain-containing protein codes for MTQLANSDTNYLEGFFPGSAFTDEHQLTQLRMLAKRLRLASLPQIHGMLAGGHASKQKGRGLDLDQLRQYLPGDDIRTIDWRVTARTQTPHTRVYKEERERPVVIVCDQRTPMAFGSQRSFKSVVAAQCAAIIAWAALDHGDRVGAFILGDDDEQDFRPKQRAQHVLQILRVINDFNHRLKQHKTVKNSLSDCLKKLHKGVKPGTSIYIISDFFDLSEQDKAALFNLKRHNHVVALQVYDALERKMPPPGMYAVTDGVNEGFLDTQSKQSQSAYQEAVNVFQQGIEQTFKQLAINHHQIDATDIPYMALKIALEQRGAK; via the coding sequence ATGACTCAATTAGCCAATAGTGATACCAACTACCTTGAAGGTTTTTTTCCCGGTAGTGCCTTTACCGATGAGCATCAGTTAACGCAATTGCGCATGCTGGCAAAACGTTTACGTTTAGCCAGTTTGCCGCAAATTCACGGCATGCTCGCCGGTGGTCACGCCAGCAAACAAAAAGGCCGAGGTTTGGACCTTGATCAGTTACGCCAATATTTACCCGGTGATGATATTCGCACCATCGATTGGCGAGTGACCGCCCGCACGCAAACACCTCATACCCGAGTTTATAAAGAAGAACGTGAACGCCCTGTGGTCATTGTTTGTGATCAACGTACTCCCATGGCATTTGGTTCACAGCGCAGTTTTAAATCCGTGGTGGCGGCTCAGTGTGCCGCCATTATTGCTTGGGCTGCCCTTGATCATGGGGATCGAGTGGGTGCGTTCATTTTAGGTGACGATGACGAACAAGATTTCCGCCCCAAACAACGTGCACAACACGTTTTGCAAATTTTACGCGTCATCAATGATTTCAATCATCGTTTAAAACAACACAAAACGGTGAAAAATAGCCTAAGTGACTGCCTTAAAAAATTACACAAAGGGGTCAAGCCGGGTACATCCATTTATATCATTAGTGATTTTTTTGATTTAAGCGAACAAGACAAAGCTGCTTTATTTAATTTAAAACGTCACAACCATGTTGTTGCCTTGCAAGTTTACGATGCCCTTGAGCGTAAAATGCCACCACCAGGTATGTACGCCGTTACCGATGGCGTCAATGAAGGATTTTTGGATACCCAAAGCAAACAATCACAAAGTGCCTACCAAGAAGCAGTGAATGTTTTTCAGCAAGGGATTGAGCAAACCTTTAAACAACTGGCCATTAATCATCATCAAATAGATGCCACTGATATTCCCTATATGGCATTAAAAATTGCACTTGAGCAGCGGGGGGCAAAATGA
- a CDS encoding MoxR family ATPase, with protein sequence MTNREYITALQTSLQEHIIGQPDLVNALLIALLADGHLLVEGAPGLAKTKAIKTLADCIEGDYQRIQFTPDLLPADITGSEIYRAQTGEFTFQKGPLFNNLVLADEINRAPAKVQSALLEAMAERQVSVAGTTYDLDKLFLVMATQNPIEQEGTYPLPEAQLDRFLMHVRINYPNAESETQILRLARGEAQNNATPLPSEKLSADSIFSARQEVLAMHLSERVEEYIVQLIMATRQPQAYGSDMASWIEFGASPRGTIALDRCARAHAWLAGKDFVSPDDVQAVLHPVLRHRLLVSFDAEAMGMNADKVINELIMRVAVP encoded by the coding sequence ATGACAAATCGTGAGTACATCACAGCGTTACAAACCAGCTTACAAGAACACATTATTGGTCAGCCTGATTTGGTTAACGCCTTATTAATTGCCCTCTTAGCGGACGGACACCTACTGGTTGAAGGCGCACCGGGTCTAGCCAAAACCAAAGCCATCAAAACCCTTGCAGACTGCATCGAGGGGGATTATCAACGTATTCAGTTCACCCCTGACTTACTACCAGCAGATATCACCGGCAGTGAAATTTACCGTGCTCAAACCGGTGAATTCACCTTTCAAAAAGGTCCTCTTTTTAACAATTTAGTACTGGCCGATGAAATCAACCGTGCCCCAGCAAAAGTTCAGTCAGCATTATTAGAAGCCATGGCAGAACGCCAAGTCAGTGTGGCTGGCACCACCTATGACCTAGACAAACTGTTTTTGGTGATGGCCACTCAAAACCCAATTGAACAAGAAGGCACCTACCCGCTACCAGAAGCACAGCTTGATCGCTTTTTAATGCATGTGCGCATTAATTATCCAAATGCAGAATCAGAAACTCAGATCTTACGTCTTGCCCGTGGTGAAGCGCAAAATAACGCCACCCCACTGCCAAGCGAAAAACTCAGTGCCGACAGTATTTTTTCAGCTCGCCAAGAAGTACTGGCCATGCATTTAAGTGAGCGTGTTGAGGAGTACATAGTGCAACTGATTATGGCCACTCGTCAGCCACAAGCGTATGGCAGTGATATGGCCAGTTGGATTGAATTTGGCGCAAGTCCACGAGGCACCATTGCATTAGACCGCTGTGCTCGCGCCCATGCTTGGTTAGCAGGAAAAGATTTTGTTAGCCCAGATGATGTTCAAGCGGTATTACACCCGGTTTTGCGTCACCGTTTATTGGTTAGCTTTGACGCAGAAGCCATGGGCATGAATGCAGACAAAGTCATCAACGAATTAATCATGCGCGTGGCGGTGCCATAA
- a CDS encoding DUF2835 family protein, with product MDIIDVDIHLSPEEVQRAYEGVDQVFAVALDGRSLRFPVRILWQFIGHDGIHGRFRIHYSANKQFESVTRLL from the coding sequence ATGGACATCATAGACGTTGATATTCATTTGTCTCCTGAAGAAGTACAGCGAGCATACGAAGGGGTTGATCAGGTATTTGCGGTTGCCCTTGATGGCCGCAGCTTGCGTTTTCCTGTGAGAATTCTTTGGCAATTCATCGGCCATGACGGTATTCATGGTCGTTTTCGTATTCACTACAGCGCAAATAAGCAGTTTGAATCGGTAACACGGCTGCTTTAA
- a CDS encoding VWA domain-containing protein: MLSLHWPWLLLALPLPLFVYWLIPAQQQSHSQVFAPSLMMLAEQKTLGSQKPSWLVYVLMVAAWACLVLACTRPIYVGEPQAITETDRNMMLAVDISGSMAEEDMAVRGRLINRLQAVKVVLTDFIAKRKGDRLGLILFGSKAYIQTPLTFDLTTLEQLLNEAALGLAGKQTAIGDAIGLGVKRLQSLPESNRVLILLTDGQNTAGEIEPLQAAKLAAQAGVKIYTIGIGADELIKQGFFGPRRVNPSRDLDEPTLIEIAKSTGGQYFRARNLDELNQIYSLLDDLEEIEVEQQMIRPEKSLFHYPLALSLLLAFLIFAHQQGWFTRLTQIFLAQKEKANV; encoded by the coding sequence ATGCTAAGTTTGCACTGGCCTTGGTTACTCCTTGCTCTCCCCCTGCCGTTATTTGTTTATTGGCTGATACCTGCCCAACAACAAAGTCACAGCCAAGTCTTTGCCCCAAGTTTGATGATGCTTGCAGAGCAAAAAACCTTAGGTTCACAAAAACCCTCTTGGTTGGTTTATGTGTTAATGGTCGCAGCTTGGGCTTGTTTAGTGCTTGCTTGCACGCGCCCTATTTATGTAGGGGAGCCTCAAGCCATCACTGAAACCGACCGCAACATGATGTTAGCGGTTGATATCTCAGGCAGTATGGCCGAAGAAGATATGGCGGTACGTGGTCGATTGATTAACCGTTTACAAGCTGTAAAAGTGGTGCTCACTGATTTTATCGCCAAGCGTAAAGGTGATCGCCTTGGTTTGATTTTGTTTGGCTCAAAAGCGTATATACAAACACCTCTGACATTTGATTTAACCACTCTTGAGCAATTATTAAATGAAGCGGCACTTGGTTTGGCCGGTAAACAAACCGCCATAGGTGATGCCATTGGTTTAGGGGTGAAACGTTTACAATCTCTGCCTGAATCAAACCGCGTATTAATTTTATTAACCGACGGTCAAAATACCGCAGGGGAAATCGAACCCTTACAAGCGGCTAAATTAGCCGCACAAGCTGGCGTAAAAATTTACACCATTGGTATTGGTGCGGATGAATTAATCAAACAAGGTTTTTTTGGGCCTCGTCGCGTTAACCCAAGCCGTGATTTAGATGAACCCACGTTAATTGAAATAGCCAAGAGCACAGGTGGTCAATATTTTCGTGCCCGTAACCTAGACGAGCTTAATCAAATTTACAGTTTGTTAGATGACCTTGAAGAAATCGAAGTTGAACAACAAATGATTCGCCCCGAAAAATCCCTATTTCATTACCCATTAGCATTATCGTTACTATTGGCATTTTTAATCTTTGCACACCAACAAGGCTGGTTTACTCGGCTAACACAGATTTTCTTAGCTCAAAAGGAGAAAGCCAATGTCTGA
- a CDS encoding quinone-dependent dihydroorotate dehydrogenase, translating into MYKLLRNCLFKFNAETSHELTLDLLGAAKRLGLLGLFAPKVPNQPVEVLGLTFKNPVGLAAGLDKNGDYIDALGSLGFGFIEIGTITPRPQPGNPQPRLFRLPEHQAIINRMGFNNKGVDYLVAQVKKAKYNGILGINIGKNFDTSVEDANSDYLICLEKTYEHADYITVNISSPNTPGLRSLQFGESLTSLLSVLKEAQLKLEKEHDKYTPILVKIAPDMSEEETQLVAKTLIDTQMDGVIATNTTLEREAVQGHEFANEAGGLSGLPVQEGSLQVLKWLSAALDGKMPIIGVGGIVDGASAADKIEAGADLVQIYSGFIYEGPKLIAQANDAIAAIKSR; encoded by the coding sequence GTGTACAAACTGCTGCGTAATTGTCTGTTTAAATTCAATGCTGAAACGTCCCACGAATTAACACTGGATTTGCTAGGTGCAGCCAAGCGTTTAGGTTTGTTGGGCTTGTTTGCCCCGAAGGTGCCAAATCAGCCTGTTGAAGTGCTGGGTTTGACCTTTAAAAACCCAGTGGGACTGGCTGCAGGCCTTGATAAAAACGGTGATTACATTGATGCATTGGGTAGCTTGGGTTTTGGTTTTATCGAAATAGGCACCATTACACCTCGCCCACAGCCGGGTAACCCGCAGCCTCGTTTGTTCCGCTTGCCTGAACATCAAGCCATTATCAACCGCATGGGCTTTAACAATAAAGGGGTTGACTATCTTGTGGCCCAAGTTAAAAAAGCCAAATACAACGGCATTTTGGGCATTAACATTGGCAAAAACTTTGATACATCAGTAGAAGATGCCAACAGCGATTACCTTATTTGTCTAGAAAAGACCTATGAGCACGCTGATTACATCACGGTGAATATCTCAAGCCCAAATACCCCAGGGCTGCGTTCTCTGCAATTTGGTGAATCACTGACGTCACTATTAAGTGTATTAAAAGAAGCTCAGCTTAAACTTGAAAAAGAGCACGATAAATACACACCTATCTTGGTAAAAATCGCCCCAGATATGAGCGAAGAAGAAACCCAGCTGGTGGCTAAAACCTTAATTGATACTCAAATGGACGGTGTAATCGCTACCAATACCACTTTAGAGCGTGAAGCTGTTCAAGGCCATGAATTTGCCAATGAAGCGGGTGGTTTAAGTGGTTTGCCTGTACAAGAGGGCTCATTGCAGGTGCTTAAATGGTTAAGTGCTGCCCTAGACGGCAAGATGCCAATTATTGGTGTTGGCGGTATTGTGGATGGCGCGTCAGCGGCGGATAAAATTGAAGCCGGTGCTGATCTTGTTCAAATATATTCAGGCTTTATTTATGAAGGGCCTAAACTAATCGCCCAAGCTAACGACGCCATTGCAGCGATTAAGAGCCGTTAA
- a CDS encoding ribosome modulation factor, giving the protein MRRQKRDMDRRAFQKGYMAGVQGRSKDLCPEGTAHFNWMSGWREGRADHWDGYSGVAGVHRLPV; this is encoded by the coding sequence ATGAGAAGACAGAAGCGTGATATGGATCGCCGAGCATTCCAAAAAGGCTACATGGCAGGCGTACAAGGTCGATCTAAAGACCTATGCCCAGAAGGCACTGCCCACTTTAATTGGATGAGTGGCTGGCGTGAAGGTCGAGCTGATCATTGGGACGGCTACTCAGGTGTAGCTGGTGTACATCGACTTCCGGTATAA
- a CDS encoding NAD-glutamate dehydrogenase → MNNLLNKEVHPQVALLIERLVSEVPKNHASGIEQFTKTYYAATPEQELESRKVDDLYGATLACWNFMQKCPKQNKIRVFNPDFEEHGWQSTHTIVEVLHKDVPFLVDSIRMELNRREMSIHFINHAVMHVDRDSKGDLDLNSPLDHTDNPREAIIYVEVDRHTDKEVLSDLAESLSAILDEIRLVVDDFAEIKDKCEEAVGWIKESKGPFNKKDISESVAFMEWLANDHFTFLGCEDIAIENKNDKTLAIRDKGSVSGLFKKEVHGPDKVVVDDLSESMKALILAPQLIALTKSGRRSRIHRPAYPDYITIKKVDAQGKVIGGRRFLGMFTSNVYSESSFNIPIVRNKTKQVIKRSGLNAGSHHSKELQHILEVYPRDELFHTDIDHLARSAIGILNIQERRRTHIFIRQDQLNKFLSCLIYVPRDLYNTELRHKMQNILIEAFDPVDIEFTTYFSESILARTLFTLKLDPTKTIEFDEKRIEKDIQSVARSWQDDLMSALIEGVGEEKGNQYFQLYRNGFGSSYREEFLPRTAVVDLQHIVSINSQSDIAMSLYRNVADTGNNFKFKLFNPDKLLPLSDVIPILENLGLRVIGEHPYGITRSDHKEFWVHDFSLIYTFSDNIDLHESKENFQDAFRAIWFGKAENDSFNRLLLGANLGWRDVALLRAYARYMKQIRFGISESFIADTLCKYPEIASYVVKYFNTRFNLTDIDLGIRKKHLEMMEEKFSEMLDQVESLNEDRIFRRYIELMGATLRTNFFQKESDGELKRYLSFKFSPRDISDIPLPKPLYEIFVYSPRVEGVHLRGGKVARGGLRWSDRFEDFRTEVLGLVKAQQVKNSVIVPVGAKGGFIAKQLPEGDRDAFLAEGIECYKTFISGLLDITDNLLEGEVIPPEHVVRFDEDDPYLVVAADKGTATFSDISNGIAQERGFWLGDAFASGGSVGYDHKKMGITAKGAWVSVQRHFRELGLDVQKESISVIGIGDMGGDVFGNGMLRSEYIKLVAAFNHLHIFIDPNPEDVKASFKERERLFNLPRSAWSDYESKLISKGGGIFNRSAKSIDISPEMKKCFGLTADKMSPNDLIHALLQAPVDLIWNGGIGTYVKSSSESHAAAGDKANDSLRINGKQLQAKVIGEGGNLGITQRARIEYALKGKGASFTDFIDNAAGVDCSDHEVNIKILLNGLVLAGDLTTKQRNEFLESMTEQVSDLVLMNNYRQTQAIALAYREAKTRMDEYKRLMNDLERQKKLNRELEFLPSDEDLEERKNQKKGLTRPELSVLISYTKGDLKELLNTQEISQDDYLAKSVEDAFPEMLIKRFPEALYGHQLRSEIVATQLANEMVNRMGITYVNRMRDSTGADINAIVKAYVTARDVFRMNELWQQIEALDYKVSSDIQEFMMAALMRLVRRASRWFLRNRRRELNIAEEVARFRERAASISARLSDLLAGEGKEVWQGYYDKLIAANVPEDLAATVSGANNMFSALSIIEGAEQTNRNVEDVAATYYQVGCNLDLEWFLEQLNKVSVQSHWQALARETYRDDLDWQQRTLTASIINTLPEGDIETRMSTWLEQSEPMISRWRKTVDELRESDINDFAVFSVALRELLDLAQASRLATQGNC, encoded by the coding sequence ATGAACAACCTGTTGAATAAGGAAGTCCACCCTCAAGTCGCTCTTTTGATTGAAAGACTGGTTTCAGAGGTGCCAAAAAATCATGCCTCTGGCATTGAACAGTTTACCAAAACCTATTATGCCGCCACACCAGAGCAAGAGCTTGAGAGTCGAAAGGTGGATGATCTATATGGGGCCACTTTAGCGTGTTGGAACTTCATGCAAAAGTGTCCTAAGCAGAACAAGATCCGTGTTTTTAATCCCGATTTTGAAGAGCATGGCTGGCAGTCAACCCACACTATTGTTGAAGTTTTGCACAAAGATGTGCCGTTTTTGGTGGACTCGATTCGCATGGAATTGAATCGTCGCGAGATGTCGATTCATTTTATCAATCATGCGGTGATGCATGTTGATAGAGATAGCAAAGGGGATTTAGACCTTAATTCTCCGTTAGATCATACCGATAACCCAAGGGAAGCCATTATTTATGTGGAAGTGGATCGCCACACAGACAAAGAAGTGTTATCGGATTTAGCGGAATCCCTCAGTGCGATTTTGGATGAAATACGTCTGGTTGTAGACGATTTTGCTGAAATCAAAGATAAGTGCGAAGAAGCAGTAGGTTGGATTAAAGAGAGTAAAGGGCCATTTAATAAAAAAGACATCAGTGAATCTGTGGCTTTCATGGAATGGCTGGCAAACGATCACTTTACTTTTTTAGGGTGTGAAGATATTGCCATTGAAAACAAAAATGATAAAACCTTAGCCATCCGTGATAAAGGCAGTGTGAGTGGTCTTTTTAAAAAAGAGGTTCACGGGCCAGATAAAGTAGTGGTAGATGATTTATCTGAAAGTATGAAAGCTTTAATTCTGGCACCACAATTAATCGCATTAACCAAATCCGGTCGGCGCTCGCGCATCCATCGACCAGCCTATCCTGATTACATTACCATCAAAAAAGTGGATGCACAGGGCAAAGTGATTGGTGGGCGCCGATTCCTTGGTATGTTTACCTCAAACGTGTATAGCGAGAGTTCGTTTAACATTCCGATTGTACGTAATAAAACCAAGCAGGTGATTAAACGTTCGGGGTTAAATGCGGGCAGTCATCATAGTAAAGAATTACAACACATCTTAGAAGTTTACCCGCGTGATGAATTATTCCACACGGATATTGACCATTTAGCGCGTTCGGCCATTGGTATTCTGAATATTCAAGAGCGTCGCCGTACGCACATTTTTATTCGTCAAGATCAGTTAAATAAGTTTTTGTCCTGCCTGATTTATGTGCCAAGGGATTTATACAATACCGAGTTGCGCCATAAAATGCAGAATATTCTCATTGAGGCTTTTGATCCGGTTGATATTGAGTTCACAACTTATTTTTCTGAATCCATTTTGGCCCGTACTTTATTTACCTTAAAACTGGACCCTACCAAAACCATCGAGTTTGATGAGAAGCGGATTGAAAAAGACATTCAGTCGGTTGCTCGTTCTTGGCAAGATGACTTAATGTCTGCCTTGATTGAAGGGGTGGGTGAAGAAAAAGGTAATCAGTACTTTCAGTTGTATCGTAATGGTTTTGGCTCAAGCTACCGTGAAGAGTTTTTACCACGAACCGCGGTGGTGGATTTACAACATATTGTTTCTATTAACTCGCAAAGCGATATAGCAATGAGCTTGTATCGTAATGTGGCGGATACCGGTAATAATTTTAAATTTAAACTATTTAATCCCGATAAACTCTTGCCGTTGTCTGATGTCATTCCTATTTTAGAAAACCTAGGGTTACGGGTAATTGGTGAGCACCCTTATGGTATTACGCGTAGTGATCATAAAGAATTTTGGGTGCACGATTTTAGTTTGATTTACACTTTTAGCGATAATATTGACCTGCATGAAAGTAAAGAAAATTTCCAAGATGCATTTAGAGCAATTTGGTTTGGTAAAGCTGAAAATGATAGCTTTAACCGTTTATTATTAGGTGCAAACCTTGGCTGGCGTGATGTTGCATTATTGCGCGCGTATGCTCGTTATATGAAGCAAATTCGCTTTGGTATATCCGAGTCTTTTATTGCTGATACTTTATGTAAGTACCCAGAAATCGCTTCTTATGTGGTGAAGTATTTTAATACTCGTTTTAATTTAACCGATATTGATCTGGGTATTCGTAAAAAGCATTTAGAGATGATGGAAGAAAAATTCTCTGAGATGCTCGATCAAGTTGAAAGCCTTAACGAAGATCGTATTTTTAGACGCTACATTGAATTAATGGGCGCCACACTTCGAACAAACTTTTTCCAAAAAGAAAGCGATGGCGAATTAAAGCGCTACCTTTCGTTTAAATTTAGTCCTCGTGATATCAGTGATATTCCTTTACCTAAACCTTTGTACGAAATATTTGTGTATAGCCCAAGGGTTGAAGGGGTGCATTTACGCGGCGGTAAAGTGGCCCGTGGTGGCTTGCGCTGGTCGGATCGCTTTGAGGATTTCCGTACTGAAGTATTAGGCCTTGTGAAAGCACAACAAGTGAAAAACTCGGTCATTGTACCTGTGGGTGCAAAAGGTGGCTTCATTGCGAAGCAGCTTCCTGAAGGGGATCGAGATGCGTTTTTAGCAGAAGGCATCGAGTGTTATAAAACATTCATTTCGGGACTACTCGACATAACCGATAACCTGCTAGAAGGGGAAGTTATCCCGCCTGAGCACGTTGTACGTTTTGATGAGGATGACCCGTACTTGGTTGTGGCCGCTGACAAAGGTACGGCCACCTTTAGTGATATTTCAAATGGTATTGCCCAAGAGCGTGGCTTTTGGTTGGGTGACGCGTTTGCCAGTGGTGGCAGTGTGGGTTATGACCATAAAAAAATGGGCATTACAGCCAAAGGTGCTTGGGTTTCTGTGCAGCGCCATTTCCGTGAATTAGGTTTGGATGTACAAAAAGAATCTATTTCGGTCATTGGTATCGGAGACATGGGCGGTGATGTATTTGGTAATGGCATGTTACGCAGTGAATATATTAAGTTAGTGGCTGCATTCAACCATTTACACATTTTTATTGATCCAAACCCTGAAGATGTGAAAGCCAGCTTTAAAGAGCGCGAGCGTTTATTTAATTTACCCCGTAGTGCATGGAGCGATTACGAAAGTAAATTAATCTCAAAAGGTGGGGGTATTTTTAATCGTTCAGCCAAATCTATTGATATTTCACCTGAAATGAAAAAATGCTTTGGTCTAACTGCGGATAAAATGTCACCGAATGATTTAATTCATGCGCTGCTACAAGCACCAGTGGACTTAATTTGGAATGGTGGCATTGGTACCTATGTGAAATCCAGTAGTGAATCCCATGCTGCTGCGGGTGATAAAGCCAATGATAGTTTGCGAATCAATGGTAAGCAGTTGCAAGCGAAGGTAATTGGTGAGGGCGGCAATTTAGGTATCACCCAGCGTGCGCGGATTGAGTATGCACTCAAAGGTAAGGGCGCATCATTCACCGACTTTATTGATAACGCGGCGGGTGTAGATTGTTCTGACCATGAAGTGAATATCAAAATTCTGCTAAACGGATTAGTGCTGGCGGGTGATTTAACCACTAAACAGCGCAATGAGTTTTTAGAAAGCATGACAGAGCAAGTGTCGGATTTAGTGTTGATGAATAATTATCGACAAACACAAGCCATTGCACTTGCCTACCGTGAAGCTAAAACTCGCATGGATGAATACAAACGCTTAATGAATGATTTAGAGCGACAAAAGAAACTCAATCGCGAGTTAGAGTTTTTACCAAGCGATGAAGACCTTGAGGAGCGTAAAAATCAGAAAAAAGGGCTGACACGTCCTGAACTATCTGTGTTGATCAGTTATACCAAGGGTGATCTTAAAGAGTTATTAAACACCCAAGAAATATCACAGGATGATTATTTAGCTAAATCGGTTGAAGATGCCTTTCCTGAAATGCTAATTAAGCGTTTTCCAGAAGCCTTGTATGGTCATCAGTTACGCAGCGAAATTGTTGCCACGCAGCTGGCCAATGAGATGGTCAATCGCATGGGGATTACCTATGTGAATCGCATGCGTGATAGCACAGGTGCGGATATAAACGCCATAGTCAAAGCCTACGTTACAGCCCGTGATGTGTTTCGTATGAATGAGTTGTGGCAGCAAATTGAAGCGCTGGACTACAAGGTGAGCTCAGATATTCAAGAGTTTATGATGGCGGCGTTAATGCGATTAGTGCGCAGAGCCTCGCGCTGGTTTTTGCGCAATCGTCGTCGCGAACTCAATATTGCTGAAGAAGTGGCGCGTTTTCGTGAGCGCGCGGCCAGCATCAGTGCACGTTTATCTGATCTGTTAGCCGGTGAAGGTAAAGAAGTTTGGCAGGGTTATTATGATAAATTGATCGCAGCCAATGTGCCTGAAGATTTAGCCGCAACGGTTTCCGGTGCGAATAATATGTTCTCGGCACTGAGTATCATTGAAGGGGCTGAGCAAACCAATCGTAATGTAGAAGATGTAGCGGCTACGTATTATCAAGTGGGTTGTAATCTTGATCTTGAGTGGTTCTTAGAGCAGCTTAATAAGGTATCCGTACAGAGTCATTGGCAAGCGCTTGCCCGAGAGACCTACCGAGATGATTTGGATTGGCAGCAGCGCACCCTTACGGCGAGTATTATTAATACGCTACCAGAAGGGGACATTGAAACCCGTATGTCCACTTGGCTTGAGCAAAGTGAACCTATGATCAGTCGCTGGCGTAAAACCGTTGATGAACTTAGGGAGAGTGATATCAATGACTTTGCCGTGTTCTCTGTGGCGTTGCGTGAGTTGCTGGATTTAGCACAAGCGAGTCGCTTAGCGACACAAGGAAATTGTTAA
- a CDS encoding DUF4381 domain-containing protein produces the protein MNPLDQLKDIHLPQAVSYWPPAWPWWLLAFALLAVCVFIIWHKKRQAWRKHAIKQLEHFNWQQPDHVYRDVNKLLKQICVHKVDKTAANLSGEAWLHFLDSKTKHPIFMPELKPFAHILDEPNIHMDPMTLRDAVKRWIRKVKC, from the coding sequence ATGAACCCGTTAGATCAATTAAAAGATATTCACTTACCCCAAGCGGTTTCGTACTGGCCACCAGCATGGCCTTGGTGGTTATTGGCATTTGCACTATTGGCTGTTTGTGTATTCATCATCTGGCATAAAAAACGCCAAGCTTGGCGCAAGCATGCGATTAAACAGCTTGAACATTTTAACTGGCAACAACCAGATCATGTTTACCGTGATGTGAACAAATTGCTGAAGCAAATCTGTGTTCATAAAGTCGATAAAACAGCGGCTAATTTAAGTGGTGAAGCATGGCTGCATTTTTTGGATTCAAAAACCAAACACCCTATTTTTATGCCTGAACTCAAACCATTTGCGCACATTCTTGATGAGCCCAATATTCATATGGACCCAATGACATTAAGAGACGCAGTAAAACGCTGGATAAGGAAAGTAAAATGCTAA